From one Flavobacterium sp. N502536 genomic stretch:
- a CDS encoding beta-ketoacyl-ACP synthase III: MFEVYITKAAKYLPNEAISNDEMESYLGLINDAASKARRIILRNNKITSRYYAIDKSGKSTHNNAELTRNAIVQLFDENFTAQDLEVLSCGTSTPDIFLPSHAAMVHGLLKNKSVELNSSTGVCCAGMNSLKFGFLSVKSGNSKNAICTGSEKVSTWLNAQMYNHEAANLKNLEEQPIIAFKKDFLRWMLSDGAGAFLLENQPKGAISLKIEWMEAFSYAYELETCMYAGGDKLENGEIKAWSDYAPEQWLNESVFAIKQDVKLLDEFILSKGAESMKDAMDKNSITSDQIDYFIPHVSSNFFVEGLKKGLTEKGIGMADEKWFMNLSRVGNVGSASIYLALEELMNSGNLKKGDRILLSVPESGRFSFAYAYLTVC, translated from the coding sequence ATGTTTGAAGTATATATTACCAAAGCCGCAAAGTATTTGCCAAATGAAGCCATTTCTAATGATGAGATGGAAAGTTATCTGGGTCTCATTAATGATGCTGCTTCTAAAGCAAGACGCATTATTTTGCGCAATAATAAAATTACAAGTCGTTATTACGCTATAGACAAATCAGGAAAAAGTACTCATAACAACGCCGAGTTAACGCGAAATGCAATCGTGCAGTTGTTTGATGAAAACTTTACAGCGCAGGACCTTGAAGTGCTTTCCTGCGGGACCTCAACTCCTGATATCTTCCTGCCTTCACATGCTGCGATGGTACACGGTTTATTGAAAAACAAATCTGTAGAACTAAATTCATCAACAGGAGTTTGCTGTGCGGGTATGAATTCCTTAAAATTTGGTTTCCTGTCTGTAAAATCAGGAAATTCAAAAAATGCGATTTGCACCGGATCTGAAAAAGTTTCGACCTGGCTAAATGCCCAGATGTACAACCACGAAGCTGCCAATCTGAAAAACCTGGAAGAACAGCCTATCATTGCGTTCAAAAAAGATTTTTTACGCTGGATGTTGTCTGATGGAGCGGGAGCATTTTTATTAGAGAACCAACCAAAAGGAGCTATCTCTTTAAAAATTGAATGGATGGAAGCCTTTTCCTATGCTTACGAATTAGAAACCTGTATGTATGCCGGTGGCGATAAATTAGAGAACGGCGAGATCAAAGCCTGGAGTGATTATGCTCCGGAGCAATGGTTAAACGAATCTGTTTTTGCCATCAAACAGGATGTAAAATTATTGGATGAATTTATTCTTTCTAAAGGAGCTGAGAGTATGAAAGATGCTATGGATAAAAACAGCATCACTTCAGATCAGATTGATTATTTTATTCCTCACGTTTCTTCTAACTTTTTTGTGGAAGGATTAAAAAAAGGACTGACCGAAAAAGGAATCGGGATGGCCGATGAAAAATGGTTCATGAATCTTTCAAGAGTAGGGAATGTTGGTTCGGCCTCTATTTACTTAGCTTTGGAAGAATTAATGAATTCAGGAAATTTAAAAAAGGGAGATCGTATTCTATTGTCTGTTCCTGAGAGCGGAAGATTCTCCTTTGCTTATGCTTATTTAACGGTTTGCTAA
- a CDS encoding dialkylrecorsinol condensing enzyme DarA, translating into MKNVLVIYYTQSGQLGTIAQNIAKPFLNSDEINVTFHEIQLQQPFPFPWNKAAFFDAFPESFLQIPTELKPVPEEILNTKYDLVLFHYQVWYLSPSIPINSFLKSADAKKILNNTPVITISGSRNMWIMAQEKIKVLLKEANASLVGNVALVDRVGNLISVITIVEWMFSGVKKKYLGIFPLPGVSDKDIQESDKFGEVILSEFNQNQLQHLQPKLVAVDAVKISPYLVTVDKTANKIFNKWSNLIYKNQKNRKTLLKVFNVYLFLAIWLISPIVYILHLITYPFKLNTIKRETQYYQGV; encoded by the coding sequence ATGAAAAATGTTCTCGTAATTTATTATACACAGTCTGGACAACTCGGAACAATTGCACAAAACATTGCAAAACCGTTCCTAAACTCAGACGAAATAAATGTAACTTTTCACGAAATACAACTGCAGCAACCCTTTCCGTTTCCATGGAATAAAGCTGCCTTTTTCGACGCTTTCCCCGAATCATTTCTACAAATTCCGACTGAATTAAAGCCCGTTCCGGAAGAAATTCTAAACACAAAATACGATTTGGTATTGTTTCATTATCAAGTTTGGTATTTGTCTCCTTCCATTCCGATAAACTCTTTTCTAAAAAGTGCTGATGCCAAAAAAATACTAAACAACACCCCTGTCATCACCATTAGCGGTTCCCGTAACATGTGGATTATGGCACAGGAAAAAATCAAAGTTTTATTAAAAGAAGCCAATGCTTCGTTAGTTGGAAACGTTGCTTTAGTAGATCGCGTTGGAAATTTAATCAGTGTCATCACGATTGTAGAATGGATGTTTTCGGGCGTTAAGAAAAAATATCTTGGTATTTTTCCGCTACCGGGAGTATCCGACAAAGACATACAGGAGTCAGATAAATTTGGAGAAGTGATCCTTTCTGAATTCAATCAAAATCAATTACAGCATTTACAACCCAAACTGGTTGCCGTTGACGCCGTTAAAATCAGCCCCTATCTGGTAACGGTTGATAAAACAGCAAACAAAATCTTTAATAAGTGGTCAAATTTGATTTATAAAAATCAAAAAAACAGAAAAACACTTCTTAAAGTATTTAATGTTTATTTATTCCTGGCAATATGGTTAATCTCACCAATAGTGTATATATTGCACCTTATTACCTACCCCTTTAAGTTAAATACCATAAAAAGAGAAACTCAATATTATCAAGGAGTTTAG
- a CDS encoding lipid A biosynthesis acyltransferase: protein MSQWDGKSKGTVLGYRIFVFLIQKAGIKAAYVLLYFVASYYFLFLKKSNKAIFYYFKERLQYSWFTSKKMVFKSYYTFGQTIIDKISISAGMRNKFTYEFDGIEVLKKLLAEKKGGVLISAHVGNFEIAEHFLGDIDLNFQINLVTTDLEHSSIKKYLESVTQKPTVKFIIIKEDLSHIFEINAALANNELVCFTGDRYFEGTKSLSEKILGQEAHFPAGPFLIASRLKVPVVFVYVMKEPNLHYHLYAREATVKHRDEKGLLKEYVQSVETILQKYPLQWFNYFDFWNDLK from the coding sequence ATGAGTCAATGGGATGGCAAATCAAAGGGTACAGTTTTAGGCTATAGAATATTCGTTTTTTTAATACAAAAAGCGGGTATTAAGGCTGCTTATGTCCTGCTTTATTTTGTTGCTTCGTATTACTTTTTGTTTTTAAAAAAAAGCAACAAAGCCATTTTCTATTACTTTAAAGAAAGGCTGCAGTATTCCTGGTTCACGTCTAAAAAAATGGTTTTCAAAAGTTATTATACTTTTGGACAAACCATCATTGATAAAATCTCCATTTCGGCAGGAATGCGCAACAAGTTCACTTATGAATTTGACGGAATTGAGGTGCTCAAAAAACTTTTGGCCGAGAAAAAAGGAGGTGTTTTGATTAGTGCCCATGTTGGAAATTTTGAAATTGCCGAGCATTTTCTTGGCGATATTGATCTTAATTTCCAAATCAATCTGGTGACTACTGATCTGGAACATTCTTCTATAAAAAAGTATCTGGAAAGCGTTACCCAAAAACCTACCGTAAAATTCATCATTATCAAAGAAGATTTGTCTCATATCTTTGAGATCAATGCTGCACTGGCTAATAATGAATTGGTTTGTTTTACCGGCGACCGCTACTTTGAAGGCACAAAATCTCTTTCGGAAAAAATACTGGGTCAGGAAGCTCATTTTCCGGCAGGTCCGTTTTTAATTGCTTCACGATTAAAAGTTCCTGTAGTTTTTGTGTATGTCATGAAAGAACCCAACTTACATTATCATTTGTACGCCAGAGAAGCTACCGTGAAACATCGTGACGAAAAAGGCTTACTGAAAGAATATGTTCAAAGTGTCGAGACTATTCTGCAAAAATATCCTTTGCAATGGTTCAATTATTTTGATTTTTGGAATGATTTGAAATAA